The Impatiens glandulifera chromosome 3, dImpGla2.1, whole genome shotgun sequence genome contains a region encoding:
- the LOC124929898 gene encoding protein TPR1-like, translated as MTDNNVFKQNLVFLILQFLNEEGFTESAYRLEQESSVYFNMKHFEDKVLKGEWVEVEKYLSRFTKLDKNKHSTKIYFEIRKQKYLETLDRNDKHTAVEILMKDLKPFQQVDDDLYKQFIHLITLSNFRENEALSAYGDTSASRRRLVIELKKLVKANPDFIGKLTFPDLSSGRITTLMNQRHPRPNPDFTSLAIDHVCPPPTPVISLPSPPAPAPAPLVALRARAMPNYAPIRAGIEFNSVPRLLEVGQSSTSYNAPRVNVPMPRNVIVPRFEDETETNQCLVFTLPDISSGPAIKIGKLVYTNEQCGLLALTTTGSHKFWKWSENRRMANAIFGLSQPTNSTIGTMNYEAAICSSTITRNIDSYLLSSNEMDTLMRPQPDSTFAAYHPHNKNIIFCGMQDGHIYIYNVMMDTVQMILAEHEKKVTGLTFSCKLKLMVSSSADAQLCCWSMNNWDKKNSLFLQLPGGEEAPQIGDTTVEFHLDQIRILVSHGTHLAIYNGTTMTRLLQWVPQGALPSPISGEVKYSSDCRMIYAAFRDGKIGIFDSNNLRIICHITPNVYLPTTLLNRDEHESIVLTAHPHKPYQFAIGLSDGSVKIIEHKPMRRHERSIIPVIQPA; from the exons GCTTGAACAAGAGTCATCAGTTTATTTCAACATGAAGCATTTTGAGGACAAAGTATTAAAAGGTGAATGGGTAGAAGTGGAGAAATATTTGTCTAGGTTCACAAAACTAGATAAAAACAAACACTCCACGAAGATATATTTCGAGATTCGAAAACAAAAGTATCTTGaaactctcgatag GAACGATAAACACACAGCTGTTGAAATATTAATGAAAGACTTAAAACCATTTCAACAAGTGGACGACGATTTATATAAGCAATTCATACATCTTATAACCTTGTCGAATTTCAG GGAAAATGAGGCGTTGTCTGCATATGGAGACACAAGTGCATCTCGTAGAAGGTTGGTGATAGAGCTCAAGAAACTTGTAAAAGCTAACCCAGATTTCATTGGCAAACTCACTTTTCCTGACTTAAGTTCAGGAAGAATTACAACTTTAATGAATCAAAG GCATCCAAGACCAAATCCAGATTTCACGAGTTTAGCTATTGATCATGTATGCCCCCCTCCAACTCCCGTCATTTCGCTTCCATCTCCTCCAGCTCCAGCTCCGGCTCCATTGGTTGCTCTCCGTGCTAGGGCTATGCCTAATTATGCACCAATAAGGGCG GGCATTGAGTTTAATTCAGTTCCAAGATTACTTGAAGTTGGACAATCTTCAACGTCttataat GCCCCCCGAGTTAATGTGCCCATGCCCAGAAATGTTATTGTACCAAGGTTTGAAGATGAAACAGAAACAAATCAATGTCTGGTTTTTACTTTGCCCGATATTAGTAGTGGTCCTGCCATCaag aTTGGTAAACTTGTGTATACTAATGAACAATGCGGACTTTTGGCACTTACCACCACTGGAAGTCATAAGTTTTGGAAGTGGTCAGAAAACAGAAGAATGGCCAATGCGATTTTTGGTCTTTCGCAGCCAACCAATAGTACTATTGGTACTATGAACTATGAGGCTGCAATTTGTTCTTCGACTATTACGAGGAATATTGATTCCTACTTGTTATCCTCTAAT GAGATGGATACTCTTATGAGACCTCAACCTGATTCAACATTTGCAGCTTATCATCCgcacaataaaaatataatattttgtggaATGCAGGACGGGCATATCTATATTTACAATGTTATGATGGACACG GTGCAAATGATACTTGCAGaacatgaaaaaaaagttaCAGGGTTAACTTTTTCATGCAAACTTAAATTGATGGTTTCATCTAGTGCTGATGCACAA CTTTGTTGCTGGAGTATGAATAATTGGGATAAGAAGAATTCCCTCTTCTTACAACTCCCGGGTGGTGAAGAGGCTCCTCAGATTGGGGACACGACTGTCGAGTTTCACCTTGACCAAATTCGCATTCTCGTGTCCCATGGTACGCATCTCGCAATATATAACGGCACTACAATGACTCGTTTACTTCAG TGGGTTCCCCAAGGGGCTCTCCCGTCACCAATATCCGGTGAGGTCAAGTACTCGTCGGATTGTCGGATGATTTACGCAGCCTTCCGGGATGGGAAGATTGGCATATTTGACTCCAACAACTTAAGGATAATATGTCATATTACACCCAATGTTTACCTTCCCACTACTCTATTGAATcg GGATGAACATGAATCCATTGTATTGACCGCACATCCACATAAGCCCTACCAATTTGCGATTGGATTGAGTGATGGCTCAGTCAAAATCATAGAGCATAAACCAATGAGAAGACATGAGAGGAGTATCATACCGGTGATCCAACCCGCATAG
- the LOC124932599 gene encoding uncharacterized protein LOC124932599 isoform X1, with translation MASSTRGKGEMKGYFKQKKNTSIGKKSALSLKSKAKIQPPIEPNGVQLSALISHGGSLDLDDVCDEKEQILKEFDMNMLYGPCLGISRIDRWERANKQFLNPPKEIESLLKEAKFSPNCLWDDRV, from the exons aTGGCTTCTTCAACAAGAGGTAAAGGGGAGATGAAAGGTTACTTCAAGCAGAAAAAGAATACTAGCATTGGCAAAAAGAGCGCACTTTCTTTAAAGTCCAAGGCTAAGATCCAGCCTCCGATCGAACCCAATGGTGTGCAACTTTCTGCCCTAATTTCTCATGGAGGTTCTCTTGACCTAGATG ATGTTTGCGATGAGAAAGAACAGATTCTTAAGGAGTTCGATATGAACATGCTGTACGGGCCGTGTTTGGGGATAAGCAGAATTGATCGATGGGAGCGTGCTAATAAACAGTTTCTGAATCCTCCCAAGGAAATTGAGTCTCTTCTcaaggaagctaagttttctcctAATTGCTTATGGGATGATCGTGTTTAG
- the LOC124931826 gene encoding berberine bridge enzyme-like 8 translates to MMIQILSFLISIFLLPISSLSTTHSHNQQTILNCLKTNSLPTHPISSSTYFPTNSSYSSTLQKYIRNLRFNETTTPKPVFILTAAHESHIQAAIICAKSYDLTMKIRSGGHDYEGISYWSNSTFFILDLFNLRSINVNIEEETAWVQVGATLGEVYYRIAEKSKVHGYPAGVCPTVGVGGHVSGGGYGNMMRKYGLTVDNVVDAKIIDVNGRILDRESMGEDLFWAITGGGASSFGVALSYKIKLVRVPEVVTVFNVRRTFAQNATDLVYKWQRIADKLDDDLFVRMIIDVVNDTSTGRKTIRTSFFSLFLGDTTRLLSITNKTFPELGLKKSDCTEMSWVESVLYYTGFPNGTSVDVLLSRTPQVLTHLKRKSDYLKQPMTREGIEFIFNRMIELERPVLTFNPYGGRMAEIASSEKPFPHRAGNIAKIQYATNWNEDGSEAARNYLNLTAVLYDYMTPFVSKSPREAFLNYRDLDIGINHNGKMSFIEGARFGVKYFKRNYKRLVHVKSRVDPHNFFRNEQSIPVLANKKN, encoded by the exons ATGATGATTCAAATCCTCTCATTTCTCATCTCAATCTTCCTTCTTCCCATTTCATCTTTATCCACTACCCATTCTCATAATCAACAAACCATTCTTAATTGTCTAAAAACCAATTCTCTTCCAACTCATCCAATCTCTTCATCAACCTACTTCCCCACCAATTCTTCATATTCCTCCACTCTTCAAAAATACATAAGAAACCTTCGTTTCAACGAAACCACAACCCCGAAGCCCGTCTTCATCCTAACCGCAGCACATGAATCCCACATTCAAGCCGCAATCATCTGCGCTAAGTCCTACGATCTTACAATGAAGATCCGAAGTGGAGGTCATGATTACGAGGGCATTTCATATTGGTCAAACTCCACCTTCTTCATCCTTGACCTATTCAATCTTCGCTCCATTAACGTCAACATCGAAGAAGAAACCGCATGGGTCCAAGTTGGGGCTACACTTGGAGAAGTCTATTATAGAATTGCCGAGAAAAGTAAAGTTCATGGTTACCCAGCCGGAGTTTGCCCTACCGTTGGTGTAGGAGGCCATGTCAGCGGAGGCGGTTATGGTAACATGATGAGGAAGTATGGGTTGACGGTTGACAATGTTGTTGATGCTAAGATAATTGATGTTAATGGTCGGATTCTTGATCGAGAGAGTATGGGGGAGGACTTGTTTTGGGCTATAACCGGAGGTGGCGCGTCGAGTTTTGGGGTCGCGTtgtcttataaaattaaacttgtTCGGGTACCGGAAGTTGTGACCGTGTTTAATGTTAGGAGAACATTTGCGCAAAATGCTACCGATTTGGTCTATAAATGGCAACGGATAGCCGATAAGTTGGACGATGATTTGTTCGTTAGAATGATTATTGACGTCGTGAATGATACTTCCACCGGCAGAAAAACTATCAG GACATCGTTCTTTTCATTGTTCCTTGGTGACACAACTAGACTTCTCTCCATCACAAACAAAACCTTCCCGGAATTAGGTTTAAAAAAATCGGACTGCACGGAAATGAGTTGGGTCGAGTCGGTTCTTTACTACACCGGCTTCCCAAACGGTACCTCAGTAGATGTCCTACTAAGCCGGACTCCCCAAGTCCTCACCCATCTAAAGCGAAAATCCGACTACCTAAAACAACCAATGACAAGAGAAGGCATAGAATTCATATTCAATAGAATGATCGAGCTCGAGAGGCCTGTCCTAACTTTCAACCCTTATGGAGGACGGATGGCTGAGATAGCTTCATCCGAAAAGCCATTTCCACATAGAGCCGGGAACATAGCCAAGATTCAATATGCGACAAATTGGAATGAGGATGGAAGCGAAGCGGCGAGGAATTACTTAAATTTGACAGCGGTTTTGTATGATTACATGACACCATTCGTTTCAAAATCGCCTAGAGAGGCGTTTTTGAACTATAGGGATCTCGATATCGGGATCAACCATAATGGAAAGATGAGTTTCATTGAAGGTGCTAGGTTTGGAGTTAAATACTTTAAGAGGAATTATAAGAGGCTGGTGCATGTTAAGAGTAGGGTGGATCCtcataatttctttagaaatgAACAAAGTATCCCAGTGTTAGCAAACAAGAAGAATTAA
- the LOC124932599 gene encoding DNA polymerase delta subunit 4 isoform X2 — translation MASSTRGKGEMKGYFKQKKNTSIGKKSALSLKSKAKIQPPIEPNDVCDEKEQILKEFDMNMLYGPCLGISRIDRWERANKQFLNPPKEIESLLKEAKFSPNCLWDDRV, via the exons aTGGCTTCTTCAACAAGAGGTAAAGGGGAGATGAAAGGTTACTTCAAGCAGAAAAAGAATACTAGCATTGGCAAAAAGAGCGCACTTTCTTTAAAGTCCAAGGCTAAGATCCAGCCTCCGATCGAACCCAATG ATGTTTGCGATGAGAAAGAACAGATTCTTAAGGAGTTCGATATGAACATGCTGTACGGGCCGTGTTTGGGGATAAGCAGAATTGATCGATGGGAGCGTGCTAATAAACAGTTTCTGAATCCTCCCAAGGAAATTGAGTCTCTTCTcaaggaagctaagttttctcctAATTGCTTATGGGATGATCGTGTTTAG
- the LOC124932072 gene encoding uncharacterized protein LOC124932072 has protein sequence MPLPWKKSKFSRIVADHLHSAKQGGSLVVETGFPTSLVDLFVKNRDGLKRSSKKKKDHRRSDVEQIVCGPINGESFSPVCHGYTSPARSLSSPESFYNVFTPSPTISPSSSFSSSPVIWRTPPHSSFSGSPIRGIELFSVGDENEVADGKGVIFAILKVFFVVALALGTKQFVVGLIISAFLLIFMEFIGKPCQQAQISLRNFFEQIKRITRIKNVQTGSENQIEEPSSKETRISKPSNHLKPPRGKDTTRTISSSRSFHLKPESDDQEFPIGGNLIHCKSLNWLSEEMDNREDATQIKDSHKKNQHRNGKIKSKIIRLLSLKKKEEIEDPITKSRSSRLKSKIKKIVVPTSKKKQQQQQQQTNPDFLRIEEPIVCYSEEQSCTSPSRSDDVREDTASVSTERPPEERRVDCVGKRSFCFVLLPIILVGLMCGRFWAIAFTLVWCLIWKFTCGMLWKA, from the coding sequence ATGCCTCTTCCATGGAAGAAGAGCAAATTTTCTAGAATTGTTGCCGATCATCTTCATTCGGCCAAACAAGGCGGTTCTCTTGTCGTTGAAACCGGTTTCCCAACTTCCCTTGTCGATCTTTTTGTCAAGAATCGAGATGGGCTCAAGAGATCAtctaagaagaagaaggatcatCGTAGGTCAGATGTGGAACAGATTGTTTGTGGTCCGATCAACGGCGAATCATTCTCGCCGGTATGTCATGGTTATACATCTCCGGCGAGGAGCCTTAGTTCTCCGGAAtcattttataatgtttttactCCGTCTCCTACAATTTCTCCAAgctcttccttttcttcttccccgGTGATTTGGAGAACTCCTCCTCATAGTTCATTTTCTGGGTCGCCGATTCGAGGAATTGAATTGTTTTCCGTTGGAGATGAAAACGAAGTTGCGGATGGAAAAGGGGTAATCTTTGCGATTTTGAAAGTGTTCTTCGTTGTGGCGTTGGCTTTAGGGACAAAGCAATTCGTCGTCGGGTTAATAATTTCTGCATTTTTACTCATTTTCATGGAATTCATCGGAAAACCATGTCAACAGGCGCAAATTTCTCTCAGAAATTTCTTCGAACAGATTAAGCGTATTACGAGAATCAAGAACGTTCAGACGGGAAGCGAGAACCAAATTGAAGAACCCAGTTCGAAAGAAACTCGAATATCGAAACCCAGTAATCATTTAAAGCCACCCAGAGGAAAAGATACGACGCGAACAATATCTAGCTCGCGTAGCTTTCATTTGAAACCGGAATCGGATGATCAAGAATTTCCAATCGGTGGGAATTTGATCCATTGTAAGAGTCTCAATTGGTTGTCTGAAGAAATGGATAACAGAGAAGACGCTACGCAGATTAAGGATAGCCACAAGAAGAATCAACATCGTAATGGAAAGATAAAATCAAAGATCATTAGGCTGCTGTCATtaaagaagaaggaagaaattgAAGACCCGATTACCAAAAGTCGAAGCAGTAGATTAAAGTCGAAAATCAAGAAGATTGTCGTCCCAACCTCGAAGaagaaacaacaacaacaacaacaacaaacaaATCCTGATTTTCTAAGAATCGAGGAGCCAATTGTTTGTTACAGTGAAGAACAATCTTGTACATCTCCGAGCAGAAGCGACGATGTCAGAGAAGACACTGCTTCTGTTTCGACGGAGAGACCGCCGGAAGAAAGAAGAGTTGATTGCGTCGGGAAGAGAAGCTTCTGCTTTGTTTTGTTACCGATCATTCTTGTCGGATTGATGTGTGGTCGGTTTTGGGCTATAGCGTTCACGTTGGTTTGGTGCTTGATTTGGAAATTTACATGTGGGATGTTATGGAAAGCTTAA
- the LOC124929118 gene encoding probable receptor-like protein kinase At1g30570: protein MVIFLAIIYLLFGGAIGETEKNTFLINCGTNGSSIIDGRKWVGDIEPNNNVTLSSSSVLLVSNSSSSFNEDSSLYSTARLFTDNLNYTFRGFQGNYFLRLHFHPISSPNYDDKRSFFSVEANGVKLLSKFNVAGEIQLRKSSPLFLIQEYFLKNDLESLVIGFVPDKGLFGYVNAIEIVPVVDDDSLFNKRVGIQTMYRLNVGGMDIKPGLDELFRSWEVDSGYMLSSEAGFEIENKSFVGYGSVNDTIMAPISVYETARTSTNAQVLEKRFNMSWEFVVDPGFDYLVRLHFCELEFDRENQRKFRIYVNNKTVADNFDVFKLAGGKNRAFHQDFVDSVSDMIDTIWVQLGPTVALGSSESDALLNGLEIFKLGRNGDLTRLEKYNRPRKTKQTKNLILWVGIGAGLATILVIGCLLTLIIRLCKTRKNKPRGLGSVSISGVSRNFTLAEIKAATNNFDEKLILGVGGFGKVYKGEIEEGFTVAIKRANPQSEQGLKEFQTEIQMLSRLRHKHLVSMVGICEEGNEMILVYGYMSNGTLRDHLLGQNNVNNPLNWKQRLEICIGAARGLHYLHTGSDRGIIHRDVKSTNILLDENLVAKMADFGLSKSGPSLDHTHVSTAVKGSLGYLDPEYFRRQQLTEKSDVYSLGVVLLEVVCARPVIYPSLPKDEINLVEWAMKWQREKKLETIIDPYLKGQICPESLEKFGEIVEKCLCDEGKIRPTMGEVLWHLECVLQIHQAWICETNGEETMDSNNLVL from the coding sequence ATGGTGATCTTTCTGGCGATTATCTATTTACTTTTTGGAGGTGCAATCGGAGAAACTGAAAAGAACACATTTTTAATCAATTGCGGCACAAATGGAAGCTCCATTATTGATGGTAGAAAATGGGTAGGAGACATTGAACCAAACAACAATGTCACTCTCAGCAGTTCTTCTGTTTTATTGGTGTCTAATTCTTCCTCCTCTTTCAATGAAGATTCTTCATTATATTCAACAGCCCGTTTATTTACAGATAACCTAAACTACACTTTCAGAGGATTTCAAGGAAATTACTTCCTTAGATTACATTTCCACCCCATCTCTTCCCCTAACTACGACGATAAAAGATCATTCTTTTCCGTGGAAGCGAACGGAGTCAAGCTACTGTCGAAATTCAACGTCGCCGGAGAAATTCAACTCAGAAAATCATCTCCCCTGTTCTTGATTCAGGAATATTTCCTTAAAAATGATCTTGAATCTTTAGTGATTGGTTTTGTTCCTGATAAAGGCTTGTTTGGATACGTGAACGCCATCGAAATTGTACCGGTTGTCGACGATGATTCTCTGTTTAATAAACGGGTCGGGATTCAAACGATGTACAGATTAAACGTGGGTGGGATGGATATCAAACCGGGTCTTGACGAGCTATTTAGATCTTGGGAAGTCGACAGCGGTTACATGCTTTCTTCAGAAGCCGGGTTTGAAATCGAAAACAAATCTTTCGTCGGGTATGGGTCTGTTAACGATACGATAATGGCTCCGATTTCGGTTTACGAAACCGCCCGAACTTCGACTAACGCTCAAGTTCTCGAGAAGAGATTCAACATGTCTTGGGAATTCGTGGTTGACCCGGGTTTCGATTATTTAGTCCGATTGCATTTTTGCGAGCTGGAATTTGATCGCGAAAACCAAAGAAAATTCAGAATTTACGTTAACAATAAGACCGTTGCCGATAATTTCGATGTTTTTAAACTTGCCGGAGGAAAGAACCGGGCTTTTCATCAAGATTTTGTTGATTCTGTGTCGGATATGATCGACACGATCTGGGTTCAGCTCGGCCCGACTGTAGCTCTCGGATCTTCAGAAAGCGATGCTTTATTAAACGGGCTTGAAATCTTCAAGCTGGGTCGAAACGGCGATCTTACCCGTTTGGAGAAATACAATCGTCCTCGCAAaactaaacaaacaaaaaatctcATCCTTTGGGTTGGAATCGGGGCGGGTCTGGCCACTATTCTTGTTATCGGGTGTCTGCTCACGTTGATAATTCGTCTATGCAAAACGCGAAAAAATAAACCAAGAGGACTCGGGTCGGTGTCCATATCCGGAGTGAGTAGGAATTTTACTCTAGCTGAAATTAAAGCCGCAACGAATAATTTCGATGAAAAACTTATCCTTGGAGTGGGCGGATTCGGAAAAGTATATAAAGGCGAGATCGAGGAAGGATTTACTGTCGCGATTAAACGGGCCAACCCGCAATCCGAACAGGGGCTAAAAGAGTTCCAAACCGAGATCCAGATGCTATCCCGGTTACGACACAAACATCTTGTTTCCATGGTGGGTATTTGCGAAGAAGGTAACGAAATGATATTGGTTTATGGGTATATGTCAAATGGAACATTAAGAGACCATCTTTTAGGACAAAACAACGTAAATAATCCATTGAATTGGAAACAACGATTGGAAATATGTATTGGGGCAGCCCGAGGGCTTCATTACCTTCACACGGGGTCTGACCGGGGCATCATTCATCGCGATGTTAAATCGACAAATATATTGTTAGACGAGAATTTGGTAGCGAAAATGGCTGATTTCGGGTTGTCGAAAAGTGGACCTTCTTTGGACCATACACACGTGAGCACGGCTGTTAAAGGAAGCTTGGGTTATCTTGACCCGGAATACTTTAGGCGACAACAATTGACCGAGAAGTCGGATGTTTATTCGCTTGGTGTTGTTTTGTTGGAGGTTGTTTGTGCTAGACCGGTTATATATCCTTCTTTACCTAAAGATGAGATAAATTTGGTCGAGTGGGCTATGAAATGGCAAAGGGAGAAAAAACTTGAAACTATAATTGACCCGTATTTGAAAGGACAAATCTGCCCCGAATCGTTGGAAAAGTTTGGGGAGATTGTCGAGAAATGTCTTTGCGACGAAGGAAAGATTCGACCAACAATGGGGGAAGTTCTTTGGCATTTGGAATGCGTTTTGCAGATTCATCAAGCTTGGATATGTGAAACAAATGGAGAAGAAACAATGGATTCAAATAATCTTGTATTGTAA
- the LOC124928574 gene encoding tubulin beta chain-like, with protein MREILHIQGGQCGNQIGAKFWEVICDEHGIDNTGKYAGDSDLQLDRIDVYYNEASGGRYVPRAVLMDLEPGTMDSLRSGPFGQIFRPDNFVFGQSGAGNNWAKGHYTEGAELIDSVLDVVRKEAENCDCLQGFQVCHSLGGGTGSGMGTLLISKIREEYPDRMMLTFSVFPSPKVSDTVVEPYNATLSVHQLVENADECMVLDNEALYDICFRTLKLATPTFGDLNHLISATMSGVTCCLRFPGQLNSDLRKLAVNLIPFPRLHFFMVGFAPLTSRGSQQYRALTVPELSQQMWDAKNMMCAADPRHGRYLTASAMFRGKMSTKEVDEQIINVQNKNSSYFVEWIPNNVKSSVCDIPPTGLKMSSTFIGNSTSIQEMFRRVSEQFTAMFRRKAFLHWYTGEGMDEMEFTEAESNMNDLVAEYQQYQDATADEEYDEEEEEEEDN; from the exons ATGAGAGAGATCCTTCACATCCAGGGCGGGCAGTGCGGCAACCAGATCGGGGCAAAGTTCTGGGAGGTTATCTGCGATGAACATGGAATCGATAACACCGGTAAGTATGCTGGCGATTCTGATCTTCAGCTTGACAGAATCGATGTCTATTATAATGAGGCTAGTGGTGGAAGGTATGTTCCACGCGCTGTTCTTATGGATCTCGAACCTGGTACTATGGATTCCCTCCGATCTGGTCCTTTTGGACAGATCTTTCGCCCTGATAACTTCGTTTTCGGTCAGTCCGGCGCTGGTAACAATTGGGCTAAAGGACATTACACTGAAGGTGCTGAGTTGATCGATTCCGTTCTTGATGTAGTAAGGAAGGAGGCTGAGAATTGTGATTGCTTGCAGG GATTTCAAGTTTGTCATTCTTTGGGTGGTGGAACTGGATCTGGTATGGGCACCCTTCTGATATCAAAAATCAGGGAGGAATATCCAGATCGTATGATGTTGACATTTTCTGTTTTCCCTTCACCAAAAGTGTCTGACACTGTTGTTGAGCCATACAATGCTACCCTTTCTGTTCATCAGCTTGTTGAGAATGCTGATGAATGTATGGTTTTGGATAATGAAGCCCTATATGACATTTGCTTCCGAACATTGAAGCTTGCTACTCCCACAT TTGGCGATCTGAACCATCTAATATCTGCAACCATGAGCGGCGTGACCTGCTGTCTCCGATTCCCTGGGCAGTTAAACTCCGATCTGCGCAAACTGGCAGTAAACTTGATCCCCTTCCCCCGTCTCCACTTCTTCATGGTTGGTTTTGCCCCCTTAACTTCCAGAGGCTCCCAACAATACCGTGCCCTAACTGTCCCCGAACTCTCTCAACAAATGTGGGACGCCAAAAACATGATGTGTGCTGCCGACCCTCGCCATGGACGATACCTAACAGCTTCTGCCATGTTCAGAGGAAAAATGAGCACGAAAGAAGTCGACGAACAGATCATCAACGTTCAGAACAAGAACTCTTCATACTTTGTGGAGTGGATACCCAACAACGTCAAGTCAAGTGTTTGTGACATTCCACCCACGGGTTTGAAAATGTCTTCTACGTTTATTGGAAACTCAACCTCAATTCAGGAGATGTTCAGGAGGGTCAGTGAGCAATTCACTGCTATGTTTAGGAGGAAGGCTTTCTTGCATTGGTACACTGGAGAAGGAATGGACGAGATGGAATTCACTGAAGCCGAGAGCAACATGAACGATCTAGTGGCTGAGTACCAACAGTATCAGGATGCGACTGCAGATGAGGAATATgatgaagaggaggaagaagaggaagacaatTAA